From Portunus trituberculatus isolate SZX2019 chromosome 50, ASM1759143v1, whole genome shotgun sequence, the proteins below share one genomic window:
- the LOC123499575 gene encoding uncharacterized protein LOC123499575 isoform X1, which yields MKRSLEQEGWESPQQRVAQKQPRTDSSTTAGLLQHRNEETQECSSSKALPHTSATLVAPTDSEAHSDPSCLLETGKASVSLPLKVDITSKSVTSLPAAVTCSEAALSQAANNLKQSIAQSESVAVLDSTKSATAITTIPLHNVITEIRHKDTEFTTINSTELTATTKADHVSPVVPAVTTLSQESVLTSAQSAHQTETQVALASTSSSQESAPIVSHSPVATEDAALPTTAFITAAAVHITTTTSSLCTVTTTQSVASIASILLTTSVTLTTPTAATTVPLASTSTQAAFAANTKVIAVNSSGETRVVSAATTDAEAHPPIHSSGDTVQHEALPLGTTSEICEENIENGSRDDQTATGFRNSPSSPVATSSFSSTDSPSTSASCNASALDTSAPAAVPCSSSISMSSSLMSQSSTATNPSSSSGFSIPLSSTSATTSQPSPSVALPSISLRPRALSSDSSSDSSTDSIGVVPAGDGSTHHTLGLSTPSTSVFPSLLSEAGGLTLQEGLPSASSLLTGTLDSLPLDELVEMPEETPESSSQLPPPSSASLQLPSATVPEGESDCPVESPALQDGRHRLENTAQGTFGSLLTSAPLTTDEEDTMEINFISRDEERKEKEKKILQSGKVPAAGSAVPKGQLRHAGPYLLGPRLGTSPVCSIVQCLARKKDTESFYTLKILTVREVGEESQDDRQGKMLLHTEHSLLSLLSGQHGVIQHHGLFQDYAFGVREQSNSNSSSSSSSSSSSNGSGRGGLVSTGNLVRRVCLVLDCVTPQDYCPHTADLINLQHYVITKKKLVERHALTIFYNIVSVVLSLHEQNVVHRDLKLGNLVLHRATHEIIITNFCLGQHLPSEKDRLRDQRGSPAYISPDVLSGKPYLGKPSDMWALGVVLFTMLYGHFPFYDVQPQELFRKIKAAQYTLPKGEKTVSEATKDVIRGLLVLDPNQRFTCKQVLTRLTTIVSGPIVENPQYTMWTTDGSSGSSFFSMAVVTVEGPGTASVVVEELQVVPEMEKVDEESQEREVKKVQPSKRGSKLLACENVDHCFKNSGSVSTRQKSTVEAESDNPAKYNIDYLLMQHVKQKRDEDNNHMGSSKTTGNIASSSSVSNSSISSSSGTSNIGGSSSRSSGVIPCLVGDARPLTTAQLSSFWHILPHSSRIGEAVNPCPKPPPPPPPPPPPPPSTPAQPPPAPPLPPSPPPPPSASVTVAVTRSSSDRFSSLFPPQPAPISCSFPSSILRSPSSSNTRPQSNQNITGPISSHVLPSHLPASIPPHLPSSSPRLRPPSHALISNSLISTFGVFPNPDQPSSSLGRGPSASLGRCGTRWGSGVHSRIVHNIGSLQHRPGSPPNTQESFPAPVFSEDGDNTQRPEEHANNSISNASSSSTNLPSQLPRGSFRLLLRPRRGQGGSLMTQKTYHPSRRYE from the exons ATGAAGCGGTCTCTAGAGCAGGAGGGATGGGAATCTCCCCAGCAACGGGTGGCTCAGAAGCAGCCCAGGACTGATTCATCCACAACAGCTGGCCTTCTGCAGCACAGAAATGAGGAGACCCAAGAGTGTTCCTCTTCAAAAGCTCTTCCTCATACTTCAGCTACCTTAGTAGCCCCTACAGACTCTGAGGCTCACTCAGACCCCTCATGTTtattagaaacagggaaagcAAGTGTCAGTTTGCCATTGAAAGTGGATATTACATCTAAATCAGTTACTTCTTTACCTGCAGCTGTAACATGTTCTGAGGCAGCTCTTTCTCAGGCAGCTAACAATCTAAAGCAAAGTATAGCTCAAAGTGAAAGTGTTGCTGTTTTAGATTCAACTAAATCTGCTACAGCAATTACCACTATCCCACTACATAATGTAATAACAGAAATTAGGCATAAGGACACAGAATTTACTACTATCAATTCAACAGAGTTGACAGCAACTACTAAAGCAGACCATGTGTCACCAGTGGTGCCTGCTGTAACCACCTTATCACAGGAATCTGTGTTAACTTCAGCACAGTCTGCTCATCAAACTGAAACTCAGGTAGCATTAGCAAGTACTTCAAGCTCTCAGGAGTCAGCGCCCATTGTATCACATTCTCCAGTGGCCACGGAAGATGCTGCTCTACCTACAACAGCTTTCATAACAGCAGCAGCTGTCCACATAacaaccaccacatcatcactgTGCACAGTAACTACTACTCAGTCAGTAGCATCTATAGCATCAATCCTGCTGACCACTTCTGTCACATTAACAACACCCACAGCAGCTACTACAGTACCTCTGGCATCTACATCAACACAGGCAGCATTTGCAGCAAATACCAAAGTAATAGCTGTGAACTCTTCTGGAGAGACAAGGGTGGTGTCTGCTGCCACAACTGATGCAGAAGCACATCCTCCTATACACTCATCAGGAGATACAGTTCAACATGAGGCATTGCCTTTGGGTACCACTTCAGAAATATGTGAAGAGAATATTGAAAATGGTTCCAGAGATGATCAAACAGCCACTGGTTTCAGAAATAGTCCTTCATCACCGGTAGCAacatcctccttctcatcaaCAGATTCACCAAGCACTTCTGCTTCTTGCAATGCAAGTGCCCTGGATACATCTGCACCTGCTGCAGTACCATGCTCTTCTTCCATTAGTATGTCATCATCTTTAATGTCACAATCATCAACTGCAACAAATCCCTCTTCCAGTTCTGGGTTTTCCATCCCACTCTCATCTACCTCTGCCACTACCTCACAGCCCTCTCCCTCTGTTGccctcccttccatttctcttagACCTCGTGCTCTGTCTTCAGATTCTTCTTCAGACTCTTCCACAGATTCTATAGGTGTGGTTCCAGCAGGAGATGGCTCCACTCACCATACTTTAGGACTCTCCACACCTTCCACCTCTGTGTTTCCTTCATTACTATCTGAAGCTGGTGGCCTTACCCTTCAGGAAGGTCTCCCATCAGCATCCAGTTTGCTCACTGGTACACTAGACTCACTCCCTCTAGATGAGTTAGTTGAGATGCCTGAGGAGACTCCAGAGTCATCCTCACAGttgccaccaccatcttcaGCCAGTCTGCAGCTTCCTAGTGCTACAGTACCTGAAGGGGAGTCAGATTGTCCAGTGGAGAGCCCTGCCTTGCAGGATGGAAGACATAGACTTGAGAATACAGCACAAGGAACATTTGGTTCCTTGCTTACTTCTGCACCTCTTACAACTGATGAGGAGGATACTATGGAAATAAATTTCATTAGTCGAGATGAAGAAcgcaaggaaaaagagaaaaagattctCCAGTCAGGGAAAG TACCAGCCGCTGGGTCTGCTGTGCCCAAGGGTCAGCTACGACATGCAGGTCCTTACCTGTTGGGTCCAAGGCTTGGCACTTCACCTGTGTGCTCCATTGTCCAGTGTTTGGCTCGTAAAAAGGACACAG AGAGCTTCTACACCCTCAAGATTCTAACAGTGCGAGAGGTTGGAGAAGAGAGTCAGGATGATAGGCAAGGCAAGATGCTCCTACACACGGAGCACTCCTTGCTGTCCCTGCTCTCAGGCCAGCATGGGGTGATACAGCACCACGGCCTCTTCCAG GACTATGCCTTTGGTGTGCGGGAGCAgagtaatagcaacagcagcagcagcagcagcagcagtagcagcagcaatggaAGTGGTCGTGGTGGATTGGTGTCGACTGGGAACCTTGTGAGGCGGGTGTGTTTGGTGCTGGACTGTGTCACACCCCAAGACTACTGCCCACACACTGCTGACTTGATTAACCTGCAGCATTATGTCATCACTAAGAAGAAGCTGGTGGAGAGACATGCCCTCACTATTTTCTACAACATTGTCTCTGTTGTGCTCAGTCTGCATGAG CAAAATGTGGTGCACCGTGATCTGAAGCTTGGTAACTTGGTGTTGCACAGAGCCACCCATGAgatcatcatcaccaacttCTGCTTAGGCCAACATCTGCCCTCAGAGAAGGACCGTCTGAGGGACCAGCGAGGTTCCCCTGCGTACATCTCACCAGATGTGCTCAGTGGCAAGCCTTATCTTG GGAAGCCATCAGACATGTGGGCGCTGGGAGTGGTGCTGTTCACCATGCTTTATGGTCACTTCCCATTCTATGATGTCCAGCCCCAGGAGCTCTTCAGGAAGATAAAAGCTGCTCAGTATACACTTCCCAA AGGCGAGAAGACGGTCAGTGAGGCTACTAAGGATGTCATCAGGGGCCTTTTGGTGTTGGATCCTAACCaacgcttcacttgcaaacaaGTGCTCACCAGACTCACTACCATCGTCTCAGGTCCCATTGTGGAGAACCCACAG TATACAATGTGGACCACAGATGGGTCATCTGGgtcctcattcttctccatgGCAGTGGTAACAGTGGAGGGTCCAGGCACAGCAtcagtagtggtggaggag TTGCAGGTTGTCCCAGAAATGGAAAAGGTTGATGAGGAATCCCAAGAGAGGGAGGTGAAAAAAGTTCAGCCCAGCAAAAGGGGTAGTAAGTTGCTGGCTTGTGAAAATGTTGATCATTGCTTCAAGAACAGTGGCAGTGTGTCAACCAGACAGAAATCCACCGTGGAGGCCGAGAGTGACAACCCTGCAAAGTACAACATTGACTACTTGTTGATGCAGCATGTGAAGCAG aagagagatgaagataacAATCACATGGGGAGCAGCAAGACAACAGGCAACATTGCCAGCAGTAGTTCAGTCAGCAAcagtagcatcagtagtagcagtggcaccAGCAACatcggtggcagcagcagcaggtctaGTGGTGTGATCCCATGTCTTGTTGGAGATGCCCGGCCTCTCACCACAGCTCAGCTCTCTTCTTTTTGGCATATTCTCCCACATTCATCTC GAATTGGAGAAGCTGTCAACCCCTGCCCAAAGCCACCAcccccaccgccacctccaccaccacccccaccgtCCACACCAGCACAGCCTCCTCCtgccccaccactaccaccctccccaccaccaccaccatcagccagTGTTACAGTAGCAGTCACTCGTAGTAGCAGTGACAGATTCagttccctcttccctcctcaacCTGCTCCTATATCTTGCTCCTTTCCCAGCAGTATCTTAcgttctccatcatcatcaaacACCCGGCCACAGTCAAATCAGAATATCACAGGTCCTATATCATCCCATGTGTTGCCATCTCATCTCCCAGCTTCAATACCTCcccaccttccttcttcctcaccaaGACTTCGCCCTCCTTCCCATGCTCTCATTTCAAACAGCCTTATCTCAACCTTTGGTGTGTTTCCCAATCCTGATCAACCCTCCAGCTCTCTTGGAAGGGGCCCATCAGCCTCCCTGGGCAGATGTGGGACTCGTTGGGGCTCAGGGGTGCACAGCCGTATTGTGCACAACATTGGTAGCCTTCAGCATCGTCCAGGCTCTCCACCCAACACTCAGGAGTCTTTTCCAGCCCCAGTCTTTTCAGAGGATGGAGACAACACTCAGCGACCAGAAGAGCATGCTAATAATTCAATTTCCAAcgcctcatcttcctccaccaaTCTGCCATCTCAGCTTCCCCGTGGGTCTTTCCGACTCCTGTTGAGACCTAGGAGGGGCCAAGGTGGATCTTTGATGACTCAGAAGACCTACCATCCATCACGCCGCTATGAGTAA
- the LOC123499575 gene encoding protein kinase 3-like isoform X2, translated as MKRSLEQEGWESPQQRVAQKQPRTDSSTTAGLLQHRNEETQECSSSKALPHTSATLVAPTDSEAHSDPSCLLETGKASVSLPLKVDITSKSVTSLPAAVTCSEAALSQAANNLKQSIAQSESVAVLDSTKSATAITTIPLHNVITEIRHKDTEFTTINSTELTATTKADHVSPVVPAVTTLSQESVLTSAQSAHQTETQVALASTSSSQESAPIVSHSPVATEDAALPTTAFITAAAVHITTTTSSLCTVTTTQSVASIASILLTTSVTLTTPTAATTVPLASTSTQAAFAANTKVIAVNSSGETRVVSAATTDAEAHPPIHSSGDTVQHEALPLGTTSEICEENIENGSRDDQTATGFRNSPSSPVATSSFSSTDSPSTSASCNASALDTSAPAAVPCSSSISMSSSLMSQSSTATNPSSSSGFSIPLSSTSATTSQPSPSVALPSISLRPRALSSDSSSDSSTDSIGVVPAGDGSTHHTLGLSTPSTSVFPSLLSEAGGLTLQEGLPSASSLLTGTLDSLPLDELVEMPEETPESSSQLPPPSSASLQLPSATVPEGESDCPVESPALQDGRHRLENTAQGTFGSLLTSAPLTTDEEDTMEINFISRDEERKEKEKKILQSGKVPAAGSAVPKGQLRHAGPYLLGPRLGTSPVCSIVQCLARKKDTESFYTLKILTVREVGEESQDDRQGKMLLHTEHSLLSLLSGQHGVIQHHGLFQDYAFGVREQSNSNSSSSSSSSSSSNGSGRGGLVSTGNLVRRVCLVLDCVTPQDYCPHTADLINLQHYVITKKKLVERHALTIFYNIVSVVLSLHEQNVVHRDLKLGNLVLHRATHEIIITNFCLGQHLPSEKDRLRDQRGSPAYISPDVLSGKPYLGKPSDMWALGVVLFTMLYGHFPFYDVQPQELFRKIKAAQYTLPKGEKTVSEATKDVIRGLLVLDPNQRFTCKQVLTRLTTIVSGPIVENPQLQVVPEMEKVDEESQEREVKKVQPSKRGSKLLACENVDHCFKNSGSVSTRQKSTVEAESDNPAKYNIDYLLMQHVKQKRDEDNNHMGSSKTTGNIASSSSVSNSSISSSSGTSNIGGSSSRSSGVIPCLVGDARPLTTAQLSSFWHILPHSSRIGEAVNPCPKPPPPPPPPPPPPPSTPAQPPPAPPLPPSPPPPPSASVTVAVTRSSSDRFSSLFPPQPAPISCSFPSSILRSPSSSNTRPQSNQNITGPISSHVLPSHLPASIPPHLPSSSPRLRPPSHALISNSLISTFGVFPNPDQPSSSLGRGPSASLGRCGTRWGSGVHSRIVHNIGSLQHRPGSPPNTQESFPAPVFSEDGDNTQRPEEHANNSISNASSSSTNLPSQLPRGSFRLLLRPRRGQGGSLMTQKTYHPSRRYE; from the exons ATGAAGCGGTCTCTAGAGCAGGAGGGATGGGAATCTCCCCAGCAACGGGTGGCTCAGAAGCAGCCCAGGACTGATTCATCCACAACAGCTGGCCTTCTGCAGCACAGAAATGAGGAGACCCAAGAGTGTTCCTCTTCAAAAGCTCTTCCTCATACTTCAGCTACCTTAGTAGCCCCTACAGACTCTGAGGCTCACTCAGACCCCTCATGTTtattagaaacagggaaagcAAGTGTCAGTTTGCCATTGAAAGTGGATATTACATCTAAATCAGTTACTTCTTTACCTGCAGCTGTAACATGTTCTGAGGCAGCTCTTTCTCAGGCAGCTAACAATCTAAAGCAAAGTATAGCTCAAAGTGAAAGTGTTGCTGTTTTAGATTCAACTAAATCTGCTACAGCAATTACCACTATCCCACTACATAATGTAATAACAGAAATTAGGCATAAGGACACAGAATTTACTACTATCAATTCAACAGAGTTGACAGCAACTACTAAAGCAGACCATGTGTCACCAGTGGTGCCTGCTGTAACCACCTTATCACAGGAATCTGTGTTAACTTCAGCACAGTCTGCTCATCAAACTGAAACTCAGGTAGCATTAGCAAGTACTTCAAGCTCTCAGGAGTCAGCGCCCATTGTATCACATTCTCCAGTGGCCACGGAAGATGCTGCTCTACCTACAACAGCTTTCATAACAGCAGCAGCTGTCCACATAacaaccaccacatcatcactgTGCACAGTAACTACTACTCAGTCAGTAGCATCTATAGCATCAATCCTGCTGACCACTTCTGTCACATTAACAACACCCACAGCAGCTACTACAGTACCTCTGGCATCTACATCAACACAGGCAGCATTTGCAGCAAATACCAAAGTAATAGCTGTGAACTCTTCTGGAGAGACAAGGGTGGTGTCTGCTGCCACAACTGATGCAGAAGCACATCCTCCTATACACTCATCAGGAGATACAGTTCAACATGAGGCATTGCCTTTGGGTACCACTTCAGAAATATGTGAAGAGAATATTGAAAATGGTTCCAGAGATGATCAAACAGCCACTGGTTTCAGAAATAGTCCTTCATCACCGGTAGCAacatcctccttctcatcaaCAGATTCACCAAGCACTTCTGCTTCTTGCAATGCAAGTGCCCTGGATACATCTGCACCTGCTGCAGTACCATGCTCTTCTTCCATTAGTATGTCATCATCTTTAATGTCACAATCATCAACTGCAACAAATCCCTCTTCCAGTTCTGGGTTTTCCATCCCACTCTCATCTACCTCTGCCACTACCTCACAGCCCTCTCCCTCTGTTGccctcccttccatttctcttagACCTCGTGCTCTGTCTTCAGATTCTTCTTCAGACTCTTCCACAGATTCTATAGGTGTGGTTCCAGCAGGAGATGGCTCCACTCACCATACTTTAGGACTCTCCACACCTTCCACCTCTGTGTTTCCTTCATTACTATCTGAAGCTGGTGGCCTTACCCTTCAGGAAGGTCTCCCATCAGCATCCAGTTTGCTCACTGGTACACTAGACTCACTCCCTCTAGATGAGTTAGTTGAGATGCCTGAGGAGACTCCAGAGTCATCCTCACAGttgccaccaccatcttcaGCCAGTCTGCAGCTTCCTAGTGCTACAGTACCTGAAGGGGAGTCAGATTGTCCAGTGGAGAGCCCTGCCTTGCAGGATGGAAGACATAGACTTGAGAATACAGCACAAGGAACATTTGGTTCCTTGCTTACTTCTGCACCTCTTACAACTGATGAGGAGGATACTATGGAAATAAATTTCATTAGTCGAGATGAAGAAcgcaaggaaaaagagaaaaagattctCCAGTCAGGGAAAG TACCAGCCGCTGGGTCTGCTGTGCCCAAGGGTCAGCTACGACATGCAGGTCCTTACCTGTTGGGTCCAAGGCTTGGCACTTCACCTGTGTGCTCCATTGTCCAGTGTTTGGCTCGTAAAAAGGACACAG AGAGCTTCTACACCCTCAAGATTCTAACAGTGCGAGAGGTTGGAGAAGAGAGTCAGGATGATAGGCAAGGCAAGATGCTCCTACACACGGAGCACTCCTTGCTGTCCCTGCTCTCAGGCCAGCATGGGGTGATACAGCACCACGGCCTCTTCCAG GACTATGCCTTTGGTGTGCGGGAGCAgagtaatagcaacagcagcagcagcagcagcagcagtagcagcagcaatggaAGTGGTCGTGGTGGATTGGTGTCGACTGGGAACCTTGTGAGGCGGGTGTGTTTGGTGCTGGACTGTGTCACACCCCAAGACTACTGCCCACACACTGCTGACTTGATTAACCTGCAGCATTATGTCATCACTAAGAAGAAGCTGGTGGAGAGACATGCCCTCACTATTTTCTACAACATTGTCTCTGTTGTGCTCAGTCTGCATGAG CAAAATGTGGTGCACCGTGATCTGAAGCTTGGTAACTTGGTGTTGCACAGAGCCACCCATGAgatcatcatcaccaacttCTGCTTAGGCCAACATCTGCCCTCAGAGAAGGACCGTCTGAGGGACCAGCGAGGTTCCCCTGCGTACATCTCACCAGATGTGCTCAGTGGCAAGCCTTATCTTG GGAAGCCATCAGACATGTGGGCGCTGGGAGTGGTGCTGTTCACCATGCTTTATGGTCACTTCCCATTCTATGATGTCCAGCCCCAGGAGCTCTTCAGGAAGATAAAAGCTGCTCAGTATACACTTCCCAA AGGCGAGAAGACGGTCAGTGAGGCTACTAAGGATGTCATCAGGGGCCTTTTGGTGTTGGATCCTAACCaacgcttcacttgcaaacaaGTGCTCACCAGACTCACTACCATCGTCTCAGGTCCCATTGTGGAGAACCCACAG TTGCAGGTTGTCCCAGAAATGGAAAAGGTTGATGAGGAATCCCAAGAGAGGGAGGTGAAAAAAGTTCAGCCCAGCAAAAGGGGTAGTAAGTTGCTGGCTTGTGAAAATGTTGATCATTGCTTCAAGAACAGTGGCAGTGTGTCAACCAGACAGAAATCCACCGTGGAGGCCGAGAGTGACAACCCTGCAAAGTACAACATTGACTACTTGTTGATGCAGCATGTGAAGCAG aagagagatgaagataacAATCACATGGGGAGCAGCAAGACAACAGGCAACATTGCCAGCAGTAGTTCAGTCAGCAAcagtagcatcagtagtagcagtggcaccAGCAACatcggtggcagcagcagcaggtctaGTGGTGTGATCCCATGTCTTGTTGGAGATGCCCGGCCTCTCACCACAGCTCAGCTCTCTTCTTTTTGGCATATTCTCCCACATTCATCTC GAATTGGAGAAGCTGTCAACCCCTGCCCAAAGCCACCAcccccaccgccacctccaccaccacccccaccgtCCACACCAGCACAGCCTCCTCCtgccccaccactaccaccctccccaccaccaccaccatcagccagTGTTACAGTAGCAGTCACTCGTAGTAGCAGTGACAGATTCagttccctcttccctcctcaacCTGCTCCTATATCTTGCTCCTTTCCCAGCAGTATCTTAcgttctccatcatcatcaaacACCCGGCCACAGTCAAATCAGAATATCACAGGTCCTATATCATCCCATGTGTTGCCATCTCATCTCCCAGCTTCAATACCTCcccaccttccttcttcctcaccaaGACTTCGCCCTCCTTCCCATGCTCTCATTTCAAACAGCCTTATCTCAACCTTTGGTGTGTTTCCCAATCCTGATCAACCCTCCAGCTCTCTTGGAAGGGGCCCATCAGCCTCCCTGGGCAGATGTGGGACTCGTTGGGGCTCAGGGGTGCACAGCCGTATTGTGCACAACATTGGTAGCCTTCAGCATCGTCCAGGCTCTCCACCCAACACTCAGGAGTCTTTTCCAGCCCCAGTCTTTTCAGAGGATGGAGACAACACTCAGCGACCAGAAGAGCATGCTAATAATTCAATTTCCAAcgcctcatcttcctccaccaaTCTGCCATCTCAGCTTCCCCGTGGGTCTTTCCGACTCCTGTTGAGACCTAGGAGGGGCCAAGGTGGATCTTTGATGACTCAGAAGACCTACCATCCATCACGCCGCTATGAGTAA
- the LOC123499777 gene encoding protein lifeguard 1-like isoform X1, which produces MSQDVYAMETQVDEFAFSEKSVRRGFIRKVYAVLSTQLVITFSIVAVFVLVPEVQTFAVENMVVFWVAIGITLAIVIALSCGGNLRRKTPHNYIALFLFTLCEGYLIGSAAATFEAKDVLTAVGATIVVTIGLTLFAFQTKWDFTLLNGMLYTTLLMLIFFGIMAAIMQSRVLYTLYACIGALLFCFYIVFDTQLMLGGNHKLTISPEEYIFAALNLYLDVVNLFMYLLLIFGGGRD; this is translated from the exons atgtcCCAGGACGTGTACGCGATGGAGACTCAAGTTGATGAATTTGCCTTCTCAGAGAAAAGTGTGAGGCGCGGCTTCATAag GAAAGTATATGCCGTGCTCTCGACTCAGCTGGTCATCACTTTTAGCATCGTGGCTGTATTCGTGCTGGTGCCGGAGGTACAGACATTCGCAGTGGAAAATATGGTAGTCTTCTGGGTTGCCATCGGGATTACCTTAGCAATAGTGATAGCACTTAGCTGCGGCGGGAACCTCAGGAGGAAGACGCCCCACAACTACATCGCGTTGTTCCTGTTCACACTGTGCGAGGGTTACCTAATTGGAAGTGCAGCTGCTACATTTGAAGCAAAGGACGTACTGACTGCTGTTGGCGCCACCATCGTGGTAACCATAGGACTCACCCTCTTCgccttc CAGACCAAATGGGACTTCACGCTGCTGAATGGCATGCTGTACACCACGCTCCTCATGCTCATCTTTTTCGGTATTATGGCGGCGATCATGCAGAGTCGTGTGCTCTATACACTCTATGCATGCATCGGTGCGCTGTTGTTTTGCTTCTACATCGTATTCGACACGCAACTCATGCTCGGAGGCAACCACAAGTTAACTATCTCTCCCGAGGAGTACATCTTTGCAGCTCTCAACCTTTACCTGGACGTGGTCAACCTCTTCATGTACCTGTTGCTCATCTTCGGCGGAGGAAGGGACTAA
- the LOC123499777 gene encoding protein lifeguard 1-like isoform X2 — MSQDVYAMETQVDEFAFSEKSVRRGFIRKVYAVLSTQLVITFSIVAVFVLVPEVQTFAVENMVVFWVAIGITLAIVIALSCGGNLRRKTPHNYIALFLFTLCEGYLIGSAAATFEAKDVLTAVGATIVVTIGLTLFAFQTKWDFTLLNGMLYTTLLMLIFFGIMAAIMQSRVLYTLYACIGALLFCFYIVFDTQLMLGGNHKLTISPEEYIFAALNLYLDVVNLFMYLLLIFGGGRD, encoded by the exons atgtcCCAGGACGTGTACGCGATGGAGACTCAAGTTGATGAATTTGCCTTCTCAGAGAAAAGTGTGAGGCGCGGCTTCATAag GAAAGTATATGCCGTGCTCTCGACTCAGCTGGTCATCACTTTTAGCATCGTGGCTGTATTCGTGCTGGTGCCGGAGGTACAGACATTCGCAGTGGAAAATATGGTAGTCTTCTGGGTTGCCATCGGGATTACCTTAGCAATAGTGATAGCACTTAGCTGCGGCGGGAACCTCAGGAGGAAGACGCCCCACAACTACATCGCGTTGTTCCTGTTCACACTGTGCGAGGGTTACCTAATTGGAAGTGCAGCTGCTACATTTGAAGCAAAGGACGTACTGACTGCTGTTGGCGCCACCATCGTGGTAACCATAGGACTCACCCTCTTCgccttccag ACCAAATGGGACTTCACGCTGCTGAATGGCATGCTGTACACCACGCTCCTCATGCTCATCTTTTTCGGTATTATGGCGGCGATCATGCAGAGTCGTGTGCTCTATACACTCTATGCATGCATCGGTGCGCTGTTGTTTTGCTTCTACATCGTATTCGACACGCAACTCATGCTCGGAGGCAACCACAAGTTAACTATCTCTCCCGAGGAGTACATCTTTGCAGCTCTCAACCTTTACCTGGACGTGGTCAACCTCTTCATGTACCTGTTGCTCATCTTCGGCGGAGGAAGGGACTAA